One Scomber scombrus chromosome 23, fScoSco1.1, whole genome shotgun sequence genomic window, acatttgtaatcTCTTATTTTTATAGTGTAGTTAAACTtgatttttgggttttttacttacttttttacTTTGGGTTTTAACCTGTCATTGAACGCACCAAGACTGGAACACACACCTCTGATATTGGTCATTTTTGCCagcctgaattttagacctatgATGTCATTTATTCTTGTGAGGATGGGCTGAGATGGAGACCCTTGTATTCAGAGATCACAACGTTTAAGATATAAGATTGATTCATTCAATGTAATCAGTTTTCCTTCTAATTAAGGAATTGATCCTTAATTCATAATTGATGAATccgttttttttattgattaatcagttttttttaaatgttatgagTGCATAAAAGCACTTGATAAATCTTGTAGTAAGGGCTGGCCAAGCTTTTCTTGGACCAGCCcttagtttatgctgctataggcttagactgccgggggactcccatgatgcactgagctcttcgttcctcctccctctctttatccatttacatttatgtactattaatgcattttactaaacttcttccccgaaGTTCTCTGTGCTCCCTTGTCTCACAGGTAACCTGGGGACGTGGACTTCTGGATGACTGGTACCAGTCCTGCTCCTATCTTATTCCATGTTGACtgattgtttgtcactgtgcctctctctatcctctctcctctttatttctctttctctctcaacccagatggccgcccacctagagcctggttctgcctgaggtttcttcctgttaaagggagttttttcttgccactgtcatgctgctcatgtgggaatgttgggtctctttgaattagattaaagagtatggtctagacctgctctatgtgtgaagtgccttgagatgacttttgttgggatttggctctatataaataaagattgattgattaattgattgattgataatattaatatgtaAGTGTAGTAACCCTTACAGAAGACTGCCTACCACCTGATGAGTTTTCAACATTATTCCATTTGAACATGTGAGTGTCCAGGCTCAGTGAATGTGATGTCCTGGACTGCCCAAACCACATATCTGGCTCCTCTCACACAAAAATTATCTCTGTCCACAATGACGCATTTTGGTAATAAAAATAGTTgactttatttgtttctttatggGTAACAAAAGTAGTCATTGACATGCGCATATTTACATCCAGCAAATGCATGTTTATTACAATGGTTACAACAAGGTACATCTAGAAAGACCATAGACAATAGTTGCCGCATACATGACTCAAACAATGGTTTTAAGGTACACCAACGTCATTGTTTCTGTCatctttaagatttttttattcttttttaattgatgCTTTGTACGTTGTTAAAGAAGCAAATTTTAGATGCAAGTACATATAAACGTGCAAACACTGTGCCCTCATGTCTGGTCTGTCACAGCCAcacttccctctttctttataAGTCAATTCCTGCttaatctctttaaaaaaaacaaatcattaaacattacaaaaaGCTTCCTCCTCTCAGttcactctcttttttaacTGATGGCCtcattatagattttttttcatgattgAGATTGTCGATGCCGTGATTATGTTTGGGTTTGGCAACACGCTGTGATTTGTTCATCCCTTAGCAACAGATGACCACAAAAGTCAACAATACCAACAAACCAAAGAGTAACATCTGGTCTTATTCCTTGTGACATATCTgggaaaagggggaaaaggaagtgtttattgattactgattgtttttttgcatgttaaaaaaaatcattttataacaCTGTCATCCAATCCGAGGGGTAAaaatgacctttttaaaaaatctcaatctttatttaaatgagttCGAGAAATTCATGTCCAAACAAATGTTGAATACTACAatcatattaaattaaattattaatattaattaaatagGTATCATGGAGCTGGAGGGAACTTTGTGACTTGGCTCTTGGGGGAATTTGGAGGAAGAATCTTTAATGGATAATGTTGGCGATATtctttaatacaaatatatgaatcccatgaaaagacccaAACCAGCAAGGAATGAATCTACTAACAAGTTCTATtaacaagtattgtgtttgtatcaAAACCTGATATATCTTTCTCTGTGCTGTGTAGCTCCATTGTTGTACAAAAACTTGAAAACCCATCAATGAGCCACAATGTTGCAGTGTTTGACACCTTCCTTCATTACCAAGAACATccactgtagtttatttgacacacactgtacattagccttttaaaaaaataaaactatatagAGATGGACTAATTGGCTAATACATTGTTGGATTTGGtcttttaatgggatttgttgaatatacaaaatatgGAATCACAACAGcattatcttttaaaattgCATGTGTTTAGTAAAAGAACAGTATGTCCACTGCTTCATACTAAACACCACAGTTGCATCCCTCCTCTGAAGGCATCATATGTAAAAGAATGCAGTTACAGTTTGACCAGGGTTTGGCACCATAGCAACAAGGTAATTGAAGTTATGCAAAAGGATGAGTCATCCAAGCCATTGTAGTGATGTTAGTGGCTTCAACTGCCCTTTGAATGAAATATGCTTTTCGCTGCAGTATATTTCAATTGAAATAGCTTATGTGGTTATgtgtggatatatatatataatgaaaagGAGTTCttttggtgacatttttttgctgcttttacATACAGACAACAAATAAATCATatgcataaaaatgtattccCTTTAAAACATGAGTAAAGTAGATGGACACCCCTGTGGTCTAGCGCTGTTTTTCATGATTTGGACACCTTCATTCCAGTGAGATGAAATGTTAAAGCTCCTGCATACAATTATGTTTTAGATAACAGTGTTCTTCCAGCTTGCTGTATCAACAGTTTGTTTCTTCCATGTTTCAACATGATAATACCCCCGTCagctctcactctcactctctgacTCTGAAAAATGACTTATGAAAGGTACAAGTAACAACATATTTAAGTGTCCTCCTTTGCTGGCATTGTAAAATGTCCACATGGAGAATGTTGTCATGCCGGGAGTTTGGATCAAAAGTTCTAGCACAATACAAATCTGTGCATCATTCTTTCCAATTTACCATATTCATACTGTTCCCCTTCTTCACAGGGGAGGAGAAGTGTAGTTTCATTTCCCTACTAAAGTTCTGGCAAAAAAGTCCTCTGCAATGTTCTTTTCTAAATGACAACCAATCAAAATaggagaaagaatgaaaaaaaatgcatgttacgcaaaacaaaacaaaataactgcaaaatttaaaaaaaaaattaagaaatacATTCTTATCTATAACCTTTTCATCTTCCCATTCTCTCcgtcctttcatccctccttcagTCCAACATCTGTGGTCGCTTCATGAGTATCTGCTGAATGTATTTCTCCAGATCATCACGGTTGCTGCTGTCTGGCTGCTTTCCAGCCACATAATAATCTTGGTTCCTAGCTGCTGCAGGTGCTAGGGCTGAGTAATAAAACGGCTTCTGTTGAAGAGGAAGTCCTGGCATTCTAGGAGGGGAGTGAGGTCTGGGGATGGGTAATGGCTGAAATGTCTGTGGGTGAAGTGGGAGGGGGTAGCTGTTGTAGTAAGGCTTCTGGTGAAGGTGTGCAGGGGGTTTTCTTAGCCGAGGTTGGACCCAGCTATGGTAACGGTTTTTGGGAGGGAAAGTGTATGCATCATCCACGGAATTCCCCCAAAAATTGTTGAGGGTGAAAACAGGTCTGGGGACATAGTAGCGGAGTTTGGATcttggaggaggagggacatAGATGGGGTAGTAGTCTGAGTAGTGCTTCCTCTGGTAGTAGGAGGGGTATGTGTATGGATAAGGGGGGTAGCCAGTCCAAGTAGACTTGGGTGATATGAGCCAGGGGTCCTGTTTGCTTAACAAGGCCTTCTGAGGTTTTGGCCAAAGATTTGGATTTGTAGGATTTGCAGTTTTGCTCCAGAGATCTTGTGATTTTGTTGGAGACTTCTCCTGAAACCAGGTTTTGAGGACATTGACAGCTGGAGTTGGTTGCTTCGAGTCAGGGAAGCTATTTTGATTGGTCTGTGACACTGAAAAGCCATTGGTTGATGATGACACAGACAGGGGCATTAGGGGACGTTGCCAACGTGATGTCATCTCAAGCGGCacgtctttcttcttcttcttctccacatCGCTGATGATATCCACCACATCATCGGCAGGGAGGTGCAGCTTGCTGGAGATCTCAATAAGCTTGTCAATTGTTTGAGGATCAATATCATCTTCCTCCATCACTCCCTGTTCTTCATCAGACCTCTTGTCCTCTGCTGCGTTGGATAGAGATGAGCTGTACTTCTTGTTCCCGTTGTTCTGTTTGACCATGTAGCGCAGCAGCATGTCTGAGGCAATGTCAGCCAACTTTTCCTCCTCCATTTTGGCTCTCTGGGCCTCAGCCGCCTGCCTCCTCATCTCTTCCTGCTCTGCTTTGGCCTgagcctcctcttcctctggaCTCAAtacctcctcatcttcctcctcctctggttCATCGTCTTCCATTTCCTCCTGCTGTGACGGAGGCTGGGACTGTACTGCATTTCCACCAGCGTAATTATTGTCCTCAAATTCATCCATAAAATTGCCTCCCCTGAATGTTGGGAAGTTCATGGCTTTCTGCGTCTCTTCTTGCCACTTCAGTTTCTTTTTAGACATGGCGAGGTTGCTGCCTTTATATATTGGTATGATGTCATTGTAGGTGCTGTAAGCCCTGCTAGTTCTCTGGGTTTGCTTTGAATCTCCCTTCCTCTTAGTGGCAGTGTTCAAACTAGGAAACTCCTTCATCATGGTCTCAAGGCTCTTCAGTTCCTCTGGGTtgagctgctcctcctcttcattcCATTGCTCCGGGCTGGTTGGTTCCTGCTGGTTGACACCATCCATCCCATACACCCCCCTTCCATCTGGAGTAGCGggctgctgttgtgtttggACCTGCACTGTCTGACTTGTTGTGTGACTGGTCACCCTCTCAGtcatcttctcctcttcatcctgagcttttttcctctcatctgcCTCCTCTCGTTCCCGCTCCTTCCCTTGTGCAGCCATCAGCAGCTCTAACTCCTGTCGTCCATCTCTGTCTCGCTCTGCTCCCTCCATCATTCTCACGTCTCTGTAAGCCTCCTCTTTTTTAATCTCTTCCCTCTCAGGCATTATCTCTTCTTCCATCccatcctctccctccctccttctctctactTGTGAGTGATTCAGTGCTTCCAGTAAAACTGCTGCTAGTGTCTTGGGATCTACATCTTTAAAGAGCtcgtcctcttcttcttctgcctctcTTTTCTGTATGGATCGTCTTTCCTCATCCCTTCTCTCCCTGTCTCCAGATACCACCAGCCCAGTAGGAGCAGCGATGTGCAAGTTACTTCCAGGGGTGTGGATAGGGCTGGAGGTGGACAGATGGAGGATTGAAGAAGCCCCTGTCAGGACGACGAGAAGAGTAAGGGCACTTGAGGCATCGTGGTACCCAATCATGACCACTCAGAACAGGGCCGGCTGAGCGAAGAGAGGGGAATTAGAAACacctggagaggagagaaaagcataaaaacagatCTTCACTCTCTGACTCCATAGAACCAGATCAGagaatatgtttttctttcttattatttgttcattcagtcagtcagtcagtcagtcagtcagtcagtaagtcagtcagtcagtcagtcagtaagtcaGTAAGTCATTTTCTTGACTTCTTACCCTCTATAGGGTTGTGGAAGCAATGGAACCAATCTCAGCTCGCATTGGGTGAGATATCATCCAATAGTTATTTAGAAATagtaaaagacaaaaagcagAAATTCCTTGTTGGTCGACATCAGAAATCCACATAACTGGGGTCCCTGTAGACCCCAATAATTGACTACTAAGAAGAAGAATCAaccaacaaaacaacatttcaaaacatatttcttctcgaaacataataatgtaattaatgtaatctaaatctaaaatgaAAATTTACAGTTTGTTGATAGTGCACACAAAGAAATATGTCTGCTGAATCTCTATCTtcttcaaaatgtctttttttcctaacaaacaaaatgtgcagTACCAAATATTAAAGACGTGATTTGACTTCCTTGTTTCTTAAATttcatataatattatattacatgGATGGTACTGTATTGTTAAGATTAATGATGAATTAGCATTTATGACCTCATTTATGCTTTCCCAAAGTATAACCTTGACCTGTGACAATTTAGTACCATTTGATTGTAGGTCTAGATATAATTTGTCtattttatatctttaaatgtttttcttttgcgAACTGACCTTGATGAGACTGTAAGATCAATGGCATtacattattattcttattataagATTTATTGGCGTTGTTAAATTGTGTCACTTTGTATTTTTCCGGTTTCCTAGTTTTGCAGTGTTGTGATAATGCCCATATGTCTGATGAAGGTCGGAAGGACCGAAACATTGGGATTTATAAACATTCCAGCAATAAGGGAGACGGTGAGGTCTCATTGTTTTCAATGCATTTCAACTGTGAAATGTAAGACatcacatgcaaaaacaaaaagcaccaACTCTTGAGCAGGATGAGGTGAGACCACGCAGGACCACCAGCACCACTGCATCACAGGGAGGCTATTCTGTTCATAGAGAACTGTTACGCACTTCAGCTCATGACCAAGGACTGCTCCTGATGCGGCTGCTGGCGGGGGAGGGATCCCACCTCTGTCCTTGGTTCTTATATCTTCAACGTTCTGAAGTGCAACAAGTGCAGTGACGTTTGGTTTTTGGTTTTAGTTTGTGTCAGATATCACAGCAGCTGAACATGATTGCAGGCTATATTGCTTATTCCAACTGACATCAGCAAACGTGTCCCACTTACCCCGCATTATTGGATTTGTGTTAAAATGCACGCAGGTGTAAAAGATAACTGTGAGGCCCCAGTTCGCTCACATCACCATAACaacctcttcttcttttaagcGCCAAGCGagaacatttaaagaaagaaagaaaacacctgTCATCTGGattgttatttcattattcatcTTAATACATCGATATTTATagatgtttatttcttttatattttttgttcaaGAAAATCTCTAGAACCTCGTTGAAGTTTCCCATTTGCAattatttcctctctttttcatttacaaaacaaaCGTTTCAGGATGCAGTAACAGAGCAAAAGCCTGGTGGAGCCGTGCATGTTCTGCAGTGGAGGTGGCTGGATTGCAGGGGATATGTGATGCGTGATGTGCAAACTCGCGGCGAATGATTAAAATGAACAGGATGTAATATGACCGATCTCATGCTCCATATAATCCAAACAAACCGGCTTGATTGCATGTGTCTCTCAGTTTTAATTCTTTCTTACAGAAGGTGAGCTTCTGGTTTGAGCAGGTCACTCAGACCAGCAGAGCGGATTAATAATCCGCCTCTGAGAGGCAAGAATCTAGCAAAATCTGGGAGCATAAAGCCACCTCCAGACTTCTGTCAACATGAGTAACCTCCCCACAGCCTACACAGCTAACCCTCAGGGTACTGCATACATAGGCTATTAGACACAACAAAAGACTGTCATGGTCACTCTCTCTGTGGTATCATAACCTTCTTGCTGTCAACGTCACCGCACCTTAATGCACGCAAAGGGAACAGGTTGGACAGCTTCATTCTACTTCAATTTTCAGTCTGGTTATTTTTGGCAAAACGAGTCATGGTGacgataatgatgatgatgatgatgatggtgatgatgatgatgtgatgatgatgatgatgatgatgtgatgatgaggTGTAGGAGGAGGACAATACGGCCACCTCTGTGTTGAccataaacaaagaaaaatggcCAGTCAGATAATCAATATATTCAGCTCCCACACTGGTGGCAAATCACCACAACATCATTTAAAACCCACCAGAACCGCTCATGACTAAAAACACTTGACAGTAAAAGATGATTTGGAATGTATATAATTGatcaaatatattatttgtCATAGCTACAATGAATTTAAACGTTTTATAcaattaaacatgaaataacCCATCAAACAGCAGATATCACtctcacagaaaacaaaaagctcttCACACTGAAACAAATGGAGCTTTATTTAGCCTGCAGAGCTTCAGCGTAattgtattgatttgttttttttaatatttcggGCTTAATAATGAGCCAGCATTAAAACATATACTATTTTCCAAAAGAGAAGATTAAGTAAGTCCAAATAAGTTGACATACTTGCAGTTCAGTGGGAGCAGCAGGGGGATTCCAGCTTCCCCTCCTCGTCACGTCACACTCCGAGCCGATATAAGCCCTGTTGTCATACACAGAGCCCGCTGCCTGCACTGTTCTGTGTTGGTGTGGCTGTTGTGTGTGAGTTGTTTTTGTCCTTTGGTGTTACGTGTCGTCAccgttgttgttgtttgtgacTGAGTAGGGTTGCGTTGCTGCGCTCCTCACCCGGGATTCCGCTTTTTGGCTCGTCTGCtgtcagcaccacggacagcggCTGCAGCTGTTTTATACCTCCGCCCTCCCGGCCCACATGATTCATGCGTCAAGCAGTCCCCATTGACGTCACCAGACTGGGTTTCATTCATAAGATTTTCTGcactccctcccctctctgatCGAATCAATTAGCTGCAGTGATCTAGCTGCTGAATGAACAGAAGCTGGTGAATGAATTCGCTATTTATGGGAGCATCTCTCAGGGCCGGACTCAGCCTTTCTGGGGCCCTCCTGAGCTGAGGAGGAACATATCTTTGTGTCTCAAGCTAAAGCTGTGGTTTTCAACATGGACTAATTTCTCTATGTCAGACAGGCACAAAAGCACgaaaggcaaacacacacagaaaattaTGACAGTAAGAAAAGATTGGATTGTTGTATAGGTGTTTTGGATAAGTATCTAAAACCCACTTGATCAGGATGTTTGCAAGCAGTTCTGGGATGTTTAGAGGACCAGAAATTAGCACAAAAGctctgttttttactgtttctcCAAATACATAGTTCAAATGCTGTAAGTGCAAAACAATGAgaactcactgacacagaggaggTCCTTAAACCCACAGATATAAGGCCAAATAAACTAGTGGCTTTAAAACAGTGGGTTTAAATACTGCCTGGTCAAACCACAGAGGTAATATCTAGGGTGAAATTAAATAGACAATTAAAGCCATTACAaaaaattcctgggtggggcttgtgGTTGACTTGGTGCTGATAACTCGCGTCACCTTTGTGACGTCACAGTCAAAACTGTCGCACAATGATTACGCAATGAtggaaactgttgcagaatgattacgtcacctccagagtctggtgggtcctatcaaggttctactctgcaatggagacacaacagctgagaggtaCGGTGGCCCTGACGGGcaaacgacaacaacaacaacaaaaacacaacgacaaaaagaaaaacatcacattaacaaaaacacaatgacaaaaaggaaaacacgacattgacaaaaacacaacgacaTTAACAATACAAAATGACATTAACTCCTAACGGAAAGGGTAGGTACCTGCTATGACATGGATCATTGCTGATTGGACGAAAGCACGTCTGTCTTTTTTACAGGTTGGAAAGGTTGCTTTACGCCGTACCAGAGGGCTGCACAAAAGCAGAATTAAGAAATCCAGGATAACTGAAAAAGCGAGGCTCAACAACGTCTCATCAGTGCATCCTGGCATGATCTGTTGCACGTTCACCAATCCAGGATGAGGATATGTAAATATGTCAAACCAGGTCTAAGTAATTCAGATACGTGCGTGTTCATGGCTTTCATACACAGACCACTCGATCAATCACAGAGCACTCTTCTCACCAAGTTTGCAACAGTTTCTAATGGAAACTGATGAGGAGGTGAAACATAGCTATATGTTCAAAGAGCTGACCGACTGAATGTGTAGGTAGTAGtccatatatatacatttaataacCATTGCTCCACTGAAAGCTTCATAATTACAATTCAAGGAGTTACTGTCATTTTCACAATGAACAGTTTACATTTTGCCTTAACAGTGAGCAGTGGAAGTTAATGTTACTCAGGATATTTACCATAAAGATaattacaaacatttatcaACAATACAAGAATATAATACAACCATATGCGCAAATCTCTCTCAAGGAAGGTGTTGAAGATGGGCACCGGTGATTTCAACAGCCTACCAAATCTGACAGAGCTGTAAACAGGGCCTTTATGCAGATTTTCAGCGTCTATAACTGAATATAAGAACATGCTTCTTATGAAGAAACGTAGTGAAACACAGATCATCTGTGGATGGTGAGGGCTCTGAGCTGCACAGTGCTGAACTTTGGGACCCAGCAGTCTGCACAGAAAGCTCCTCTCAGTATTAGAGCTTCTTCATCTAACACGTTAACATCCAAACAAGGGCACGCCGTtgtgaagaaagaaacatgTGAATGGGAATTTTGATGCGGGGTGTACATATGAGGCTTAAAGCAGCCTTTCCCACCTGTTAAAAAGACAGACGTGCTTTCGGCCGATCAGCAATGATCCATGTCATAGCAGATACCTACCCTTAACATTAGGAGTtaatgtcattgtgtttttgttaatgtcgttgtgtttttatttttgtcgtTGGCCCTTCAGGGCCACCGTAGAGAGGACCGAGTGAAAGGACATTCCTGTAAAGACACcgggagcagggcagggctgaCAAAACTGGTAGGTGTGAAGGTAACAGCAGGCTGGGGAAAAACACTGAGAgcaggggcctgtttcaggaaaCAAGCTTaacaaactctgagttaaaAGATTTCGGTTTCAGAACAAGTGTtaacagttagttcaatcaactctgagtcaaagtaactctgagtgaagctcgTGCATGAGGAGATCAAGCCCTCATCACTGGAGCACAGATAACacgattcaccatggcaacaggagaaacaaagggatcagtcctcctacttctccccagtggagttagaaatattaatgaatgaatgcagaTAATGAGTATATACTTAAGAAAAAGCAATACAGTAGGCTTACTTGGCATGAAAATGTGTGGTTAGCTAGCTCATCTTAGATGTCtgatgacaaaaagaaaacttgaCCAGTCATCTGGGCTGGAATTGAGCTTGAGGAAACCTGATGTGCTCACCATCAGAATCGTTTGGGTGAATGAAAGGCTGGGTAGACTGGAGATTAGCAGTCCCAGCTGCAGACCAAAGAGGAGGCTGGAGTGACAGGCTTGGAAGCTACAGGTGAGTCAGCTAAGCCAGTCTGAAAACAGACTGGGGAGGAGTGCAGGAACACAGAAGGCAAATTGAAAAACCAAAACCGTGATAAAATAATACTCTCAATAAAATCAAGCATACATTAAACCACATGATATAAACCCAAGTACACAACACCATGAGCTAACCAGTAATGCAAGGCAGTCCTGCAAACCAACAacctaaataatataaataaacaaaatcaaatgaCCAAAAGGTCTGAACAACAGAAGTATAACACAGGAAACCATGAGAACAAAAACACCATGGGTCCATGAGAAAAATCACCTGAAGCCGGGTATATAAAATCTGTGTAGATTCTGTATGTACAGAGAAATACAGATATATGCACATGCATTATTTTGATCAGATTTATAAAACCATATGTACAcaaagttttgttttataaatctcaGGCCTCATTTCCACTCCCTCTGTTAGCCATAAATGCACACTGTATGGACAAAAGTATTGGGACACACCTCTTAATCACTGAATTCAGGTGTTTAATTAACACCAATTGTCACAGGTGTAAAAATCAAACACCTAGCCGTGCAGTctgcatttacaaacatttgtgaAGTAATGGGTTGTTCTGAAGAGCTCAGTGAATCCAAGGTTGGTACTGTCTTAGGATGCCACCTCTGAAATAAGTCAGTTCCTAAAATGTCTTCCCTGTTAGATATTTCACGGTCAACTGTAAGTGGTGTCATTGAAAAGCGGAAGCATTTAGGAACAACATAAATTCAGCCATGAAGTGGCAGACCACGTAAAATCACATAGCAGGGTCGACAAGT contains:
- the vgf gene encoding neurosecretory protein VGF; translation: MIGYHDASSALTLLVVLTGASSILHLSTSSPIHTPGSNLHIAAPTGLVVSGDRERRDEERRSIQKREAEEEEDELFKDVDPKTLAAVLLEALNHSQVERRREGEDGMEEEIMPEREEIKKEEAYRDVRMMEGAERDRDGRQELELLMAAQGKEREREEADERKKAQDEEEKMTERVTSHTTSQTVQVQTQQQPATPDGRGVYGMDGVNQQEPTSPEQWNEEEEQLNPEELKSLETMMKEFPSLNTATKRKGDSKQTQRTSRAYSTYNDIIPIYKGSNLAMSKKKLKWQEETQKAMNFPTFRGGNFMDEFEDNNYAGGNAVQSQPPSQQEEMEDDEPEEEEDEEVLSPEEEEAQAKAEQEEMRRQAAEAQRAKMEEEKLADIASDMLLRYMVKQNNGNKKYSSSLSNAAEDKRSDEEQGVMEEDDIDPQTIDKLIEISSKLHLPADDVVDIISDVEKKKKKDVPLEMTSRWQRPLMPLSVSSSTNGFSVSQTNQNSFPDSKQPTPAVNVLKTWFQEKSPTKSQDLWSKTANPTNPNLWPKPQKALLSKQDPWLISPKSTWTGYPPYPYTYPSYYQRKHYSDYYPIYVPPPPRSKLRYYVPRPVFTLNNFWGNSVDDAYTFPPKNRYHSWVQPRLRKPPAHLHQKPYYNSYPLPLHPQTFQPLPIPRPHSPPRMPGLPLQQKPFYYSALAPAAARNQDYYVAGKQPDSSNRDDLEKYIQQILMKRPQMLD